From the genome of Vitis riparia cultivar Riparia Gloire de Montpellier isolate 1030 chromosome 2, EGFV_Vit.rip_1.0, whole genome shotgun sequence, one region includes:
- the LOC117927834 gene encoding glycine cleavage system H protein, mitochondrial, with protein sequence MALRMWASSTANALRVSCASKAHVSPAFSLSRCFSSVLDGLKYATSHEWVKHEGSVATIGITDHAQDHLGEVVFVELPEPGGSVSKGNGFGAVESVKATSDVNSPISGEVVEVNSKLSEAPGLINSSPYEDGWMIKVKPSNPSELESLMGPKEYTKFCEEEDAAH encoded by the exons ATGGCACTGAGAATGTGGGCTTCTTCTACTGCTAATGCTCTGAGAGTCTCTTGTGCCTCCAAAGCTCACGTGTCTCCTGCATTTTCTCTCTCAAGATGCTTTTCCTCTG tTTTGGATGGGTTGAAGTATGCAACTTCACATGAATGGGTGAAGCATGAAGGCTCAGTGGCAACAATTGGTATCACTGATCATGCTCAG GACCACCTAGGAGAAGTAGTGTTTGTGGAGCTACCAGAGCCTGGTGGTTCAGTTTCAAAAGGAAACGGCTTTGGAGCTGTGGAAAGTGTGAAAGCAACCAGTGATGTCAATTCCCCAATCTCTGGCGAGGTTGTTGAGGTCAACTCTAAGCTTAGTGAAGCGCCTGGTTTG ATCAATTCAAGCCCATATGAAGATGGATGGATGATCAAGGTGAAGCCTAGTAATCCATCAGAGTTGGAATCCTTGATGGGTCCAAAGGAATACACGAAATTCTGTGAGGAAGAAGATGCTGCCCATTAG
- the LOC117926509 gene encoding uncharacterized protein LOC117926509, which yields MVMMNQSSSCVNGEGEEEKKMVDITLKTIGPSPPFRLRVPSPITVHDLRKLVASNGHLPIENLRLILRGNVLHDTKDGDDVSLQLNDGDSLIVAVKPKPPPKHVRDGFEDEDDDDNLKFQLPQSTSRWKRKLFCFLHDKLKLPDIILMAIFSLSLKMWVLIVTWFILAPVAHRWDLGPLYILGTGFCIIFVNLGQRKHGDISAYSIFNEDFRELPGTLNADRLDQDIRAGQF from the exons ATGGTGATGATGAATCAGAGCAGCAGCTGTGTTAATGGGGAAGGAGAAGAGGAGAAGAAGATGGTAGATATAACTCTGAAAACCATAGGCCCTTCTCCTCCCTTTCGTCTCCGCGTGCCCTCTCCCATCACT GTGCATGATTTGAGAAAATTGGTTGCCAGCAATGGTCACTTACCGATTGAGAATTTGAGGCTTATTTTGCGAGGGAATGTATTGCATGACACAAAAGATGGAGATGATGTTTCCCTTCAACTCAATGATGGAG ATTCCCTGATTGTAGCTGTCAAACCAAAGCCACCGCCTAAGCATGTTCGGGATGGATTTgaagatgaggatgatgatgacaatCTG aAATTTCAGCTTCCACAATCAACAAGTAGGTGGAAGAGGAAGCTTTTCTGTTTTCTACATGATAAGCTGAAGCTTCCTG ATATCATTTTGATGGCAATTTTCTCTCTCAGTTTAAAGATGTGGGTTCTTATTGTTACATGGTTTATCTTGGCACCTGTTGCCCATAGATGGGATTTGGGACCTCTATAT ATACTAGGAACAGGCTTTTGCATCATTTTTGTGAATCTGGGACAGCGGAAACATGGTGACATCAG TGCATATTCGATCTTCAATGAAGATTTCAGAGAACTTCCTGGAACACTTAATGCAGATCGTCTTGATCAAGACATCAGAGCGGGTCAGTTTTGA